Below is a window of Anaerolineae bacterium DNA.
TGGCTTTGACCCATTGTTGCTGTTCGCCCTGATCCGGCAGGAAAGCCTCTTTGACCGCTACGCTACCGCTGCCGCTGGTGAAAAGGGCCTGACCCAGGTGATTCCAAGCACGGGCGATTACATCGCAACCCGGCTGAACTGGCCGGACTATGATCACAGCGATCTCTTCCGGCCTTATGCCAGTATCGCCTTTGGCGCGTACTACCTGTGGGAGCAGTTAAGTCGCTTCGGCTTCAATATCCCGGTCGGGCTGGCGGCATACAATGCCGGGCCAGGGAATGCTGCATCATGGCTGGAGGCTACCGGCAGCGATCCGGATGTGTTCATTGAGGGCATCGGCTTCGAGGGTACACGGACATATGTGCGCCGGCTCTACGAGCACTATCATGTCTATCGCCAGCTCTACGGGACGGGGTGAAGCTGTTGCTGGAGGACAACAAAAAGCCGGCCCCCCTGGGGACCGGACTTTTATCTGGCGGTCAAAAAGTATTTATTCGGTGACGATATTCATGTCCAGCATCTTGCGGACCTTGTCCACCAAGTCATGGTGCAGAATGGGCTTGGGCAGGTAGTCATTGGCGCCAGCATCCATGCCACGCATGACGCTCTCAGCGTCGCCACGTGCAGAGAGGATGAGCACAGGGGTAGACCGGGTGGCGGCACGGTTGCGGATAACACGGCAAAGCTCAATGCCATCCATGCCGGGCATCATCACATCAAGAATAATCAAATCGGGCGTTGTCTTTTCCAGTTCAGCCAGTGCGGCATTGGCATCTTTGGCCTTAATGACGTTGAAACCGCCACGCTCAAGCATAATACCGATCAGAGTTAGAGCGCCGATCTCATCGTCTACCACCAGAATATGCTTCATCCCCGATGTCTCCCTTCCTGTGGCGACGTTGAGGAATTCCATCACCGCTGCTGGGTCTAGTTTAGCATTCTTCGCAACCTTTGCAAACCGCCCCTGAGGGCCAGGTGATGTGATTTTAGGAATTCTTAAGTTGGCGTCCTGTTCTTCTGCAGGCACGGCCTCGCCGGGCACAAGTGAACCATCAGGAGGATGGCATGATTGACGCGGAACGGACGACAGTCGCTTACGGCGATGTGGTGCTGTTTGTGAGCAAAGATCGCAAGACATTCCTGCGCTTGCTGACACCGGGGGGGCGGTTGCAGACACATTACGGATTCATCGACTTTGATTCCGTGATCGGGCTGCCCTTTGGCAGCCGGTTAAAGACACACCTTGACCAGGATATCTGGATGCTGGCGCCGAATATCGACGACCTGATCCGCTATATGCGCCGCGAGACGCAGATCATCTTCCCCAAGGACCTGGGATACATCCTGCTCAAGCTGGGGATTCGCCCCGGCGTGCAGGTAATTGAGGCGGGCACTGGCAGCGGCGGGCTGACCACCGCACTGGCGATCATGGTCGGGCCAACAGGGCGGGTCTATAGCTACGAACGGCGTGCCCGGATGCAGAACCTGGCCCGCCAGAACCTGGAAAGGCTGGGTCTGCTGGATCGGGTCACCCTGATCGAGCGCGATATCGCCGAGGGGTTCGACCAGCAGGGGGTGCATGCAGTCTTTCTGGATGTCCATGATCCCTGGATGTACCTGGCACAGGCTCACGCGGCATTGCGGGGGGGCGGTTTCCTGGGCTGTATCGTCCCGACGCTGAACCAGGTTGTGGAGCTGAATCAGGCCCTGCACAGCCGGCTGTGGTTTCTGGTGGAAGTGGAGGAATTGCTCCTGCGCCAGTACAAGACGTTGCCCCGACGTGTTCGACCGGATGAGCAGATGGTCGGGCACACGGGCTTCCTGATCTTTGCGCGGGCGATCACGGGAGCTGACGGAGGAGAAGGACCGGAGGAGATCGACCTCTGGGACGATAGCCGGGCCTCGGATGAGTGATCGTGCGTGGTGCTGGGTACAGACAGCGGGTGATCTGCTTGACCACCCGCTGTGCAGTGCTTCGACAACTGTGAGAGGGGAAGCGCTATTCTTCCTCCTCTTCCTCCTTGCCGCGGCGGATGACTTCCACTTCGCCAGCAGCTTCCACGGGGCCTTCCAGCTCTTCCTCTTCCGGACGGGTGGCGTACTCCAGACGAACCAGCACTTCGGTTGGCTCCATCAGGATCGTCACGCCTTCGGGGACCTCGAGGTCGGCCACTGTCAGGAAATCGCCAATTTCTGCCAGCCGCGCCACATTCAGTTCCAGATGGGCAGGAATGTTGGTTGGTAGCGCCTCGATCTCGATCAGGACGCTCTCCGTAGCCACGATCGCTTCACCGGAGCGAACCATCTCAGGCACGCCCACAGTGACGAAGGGCACCTCGGTGCGGATCTGGGTGTCCAGGGACACGGCATGGAAGTCGACGTGCAGGATGTCATTGCTCAGTACATCCCGCTGCACTTCGCGGACGAGCACGGTGTGCTTATCCGCACCAACGGTGATCTCGATCAGGCCGGTGCCGCCAGCCCGGCGGAGCACGGTGCGCAGGTTATCGACGGGCACCTGGATGTTGACGGCCTGCTCCAGCTTCTGCCCGTAGATCACCGCGGGAATCCAGTCCATCGCGCGCAATTGTTTGACCTTCTTGCCGGTGATCGTCCGGGGTTGGGCTTCCAGAGTGATAATCTCGGTCATGGTTTTGGTTCTCTCCCTGCAGAGTGTTCTGCTGCCTGTGTAACCACGTGTTCCGGGTCAATCGGATGCCAGACGGACCCGCTCCGGATGGGCGGGCCGCAAATACAGGCCGCTCATGCTGAGGCCGCCGGGTGGCGGGGCAGCAGGAGCCATGGCTACCGGACACGCTGGCCGGATTCGGCTGGGCCGGACGGCAGGGCAGTTCGCCCCGGTCAACAGGCGCAACCGCAGCGGAGTGAGCCGCAGTGTACCGGGAACACGGTTTCGGCCTGGGGTTTGACGTCTTTGCTGGCGCAATCCAGCGCTGGCCATGGCCGCCGTCCGCGACGCGCAGGAAGCATGTCCGGTGATCAGCCGCTGGCCTGACCCCGCCATTCTAGCGATCGGCTGGCCTGCCGTCAATGGCTGGTTGGCGCTTTCCAGCCACCGTTCCGGGCGGAGCAAGCCACAACTGGCTTTGCTGGTTGGAACCAGGACGCCCGCTGCCAAGCGCCCACAGGCTGGTTATACTTCACCGGAGAGCGACACACCGGGAGACTCAGGTGGCAACGATGGATCAACAGATCAGGGATATCATCCAGCACATTCACGATTCGCCCGTGCAGGCTGTTCTGGTGGCAAGCGGCGGCGGCAGCCAGGCGCTGGCCTGGTTGATGAGCGTGCCAGGAGCCACACGGACGGTGCTGGAGGTTACACTGCCCTACAGCCACCCATCGTTTGAGCGATTCCTGGGGAAGCGCCCGGCGCACTTCGTGGCGCGGGAGACGGCGATACAGATGGCCGCCATCGCCTACCGGCGGGCGCGGATCCTGGCTCCGGAAGGCACGCCGGCGATCGGGCTGGCCTGCACGGCGGCGCTGGTGACCGACCGGCCTCGACGCGGTGAGGATCGCTGCCATGTGGCGGTGCGCGATGAGCGCCGGATCACCACCTATGCGCTGGTTCTACAGAAAGGCAGCCGCGACCGGGGCGAGGAAGAGGATATCGTCAGCCGGCTGGTGATCCGGGCGCTGGCGGAAGCCTGTGGGTGTGCTCAGCCGGTAGCGCTGCCTCTGCTTCCATCAGAACGTGTTGAGGTAAGCTACGAGGACGCGCCAGACCCGGTGCTCAAGGTGTTGCGGGGGGAACTGCCCGCCATCCTGATCGAGCTGAATGGGCAGGTCAGTACCGAGTTACCGCGTGATGTAGCGGTCCTGCCGGGCGCATTCAACCCGCTCCATGGCGGCCATACTCAGCTGGCGCATATGGCCGGGCAGTTGACCGGACGGCGGGTGATCTTTGAGCTTTCAGTGCTGAATGTGGACAAGCCGCCCCTACTGGAGGCGGACATTCGCCAGCGACTGGAGCAGTTTTACGGCCATGGCGCTATTGCCGTGACGACCACGCCGTTGTTCGAACAGAAAGCGCGGCTCTTCCCCGGCAGTGTGTTTGTGGTTGGCTATGATACGGCTACCCGTCTGGTCAGCCCACGCTACTATGGCGGCGACGCAGGCGCGATGCTGGCCGCACTGGAATCGATCCGCGACAGAGGATGCCGCTTCCTGGTCGCCGGGCGTCTCTTTGAGGGTCGGCTGCATACGCTGGATGATGTGCCGGTGCCTGAGGAATTCGCCGGGATGTTCACCGCGATCCCGGCGGAGGTCTTCCGCGTGGATATTTCGTCGACCGCGCTGCGCGAGCAGGCCAGCGGCGGGTTGTAAAAGGGAAGGACCATGGGGATTCTCGCAACGCATCCTTACGTGGCGGCATGGTACCGCGCCAGCCGCCCGCGCACGCTGACCGCCACCTATGCCCCGCTGGGATTGGCAGCGGCCATCGCCCTGGACGATGGCGTGTTCGAGGCTGGGCGGTTTGCGCTGGCGCTGATCGGTGCGCTCTTCCTGCAAATTGCCGCCAACCTGATCAATGAATACGCTGACTTCCGGCACGGGGCGGATGCGCTCAAGCAGGCCGGGCAGGGGATGGTGATCAAGCAGCGGGTGCTGACCCCGCGCGAGGTGCTTTGGGGGGCCATCCTGACGACGACTGCCGGCGTGATCATTGGTCTGGTGCTGCTGCTTCAGAGCGGCCCGCTGTTGTTGTGGATTGGATTAGGGGGCGTACTGGTCGTGATCACCTACACCGCCGGGCCATTCCCACTGGCGTATCACGGCCTGGGAGAAGCAGCTGTGTTTGTTTTCATGGGGCCGCTGATGGTGCTGGGCGCCTATTACGCCATGTCTGGCGGCCAGACCAGCCTGACCCCGTTGCTGGCCGGGCTGCCGATCGGCTTCATGGTGGCAGCGATCCTGCACGCCAACAACATCCGCGATATGGATGCTGACCGTGCCGTCAATAAGCGCACGCTGGCGGTGATCTTTGGGCTGCGCGTGGCGCGGGTCGAGTACATTCTGCTGGTCGCCGGGTCATATGTGATGGTGGCAATGATGGTTATCGCCGGGGTGATGCCCTGGCCGACGCTGATTGTGCTGGTGACCGCGCCGGAAGCTTACCGCCTGATCCGCATCTTCACGACCAGCACCGACACGGCCCTGCTCCACCAGGGACAGGGGCGCACCGCCCGCCTGCATGGGCGGTTTGGGCTGTGGCTGATGATCGGCTGGTTAGTGACCGTGGTACTGGGTAGGCTTTAAACAGGGGCAATCAACAAAGGCCTCATGCCTGATCAGAGCAGCGGCGCACAGGTCAAGCGCAGGGCAACCGACGGGCTGGCGGCGGGACGAATGCGATCGGGCCTCTGCTATAATGAGGACAAAACCGCCAAGGAGTGCACCTGCCCATGATCCGCCAGCGTCGCTCTCATGCCCCGCAGTCTTCTGGCCCCGTCCGGGTGCCGCCGCACCTCCAGCGCAGGCGGACTCCGGCCCCTGCTCGTGTCATCCAGCCGCGCCCGCTGGTCTATGGGCGGCAATCGTCCCCCCTACGTTCGAATGTGAATGACCGATCTGCTGCCGGTTATGTCCATGGCGCTGCCCCTGCCAGGCGCAGACCTCCCCGCGCCCGCCAGCAGCGCCGCTGGCTACTGTGGGGCGTTGCCGTGCCCCTGGCGGTGATCCCGGCCCTGCTGATCATGTCTGTGGTGCTGCTGGGGCTGGGGCTGACGCTGGCCTACGCGGGACGGGTCTTCCCGCAGGTGATGGTAGCGGGTGTCCCGGTGGGCGGTCTAACACAGGCGGAAGCCGCCCAAACGCTCAGCCATGCCTGGGGAACCGTGCTGTTGCGCGATGGTGAGCGTGTCTGGCCGGTTGAAGCTACGGCGCTGGGCGTAACGCTCGACACAGAGGCGACGGCCGCCCGCGCGCTGGCTCACGGGCGCGGACGCGGCGGACGGCTGGACGGCTTGCTCCGTCCGTCGAATATTGGTCCTGTGCTGGTGATTGATGAGTCAGTCGCCCGCGCTGGTCTGACCTCGCTGGCTCCACAGGTAGCTCTGGCGCCGGTCAACGCTGGCGTGCGCCTGGTTAATGGTCGCGTGGAACCGACGCCACCGCGGGAGGGCCGCGCTCTGGACGTTGAGGCGACATTGCAGCGCCTGAGGACTGATGGTGCGCTGGCTGATGGTACGCTGGCGCTGGTCATGCAGCCGGTCGCGCCCGAAGTAGTCGACGCCACCCCGCTGGTCACGGCGGCGGAACGCCTGCTAAGCCAGCCGCTGGATATCCGGCTCTACGATCCGGTGACCGGGGACATTGTCCACTGGACGTTGCCGCCGGAGCAGTGGGGGGCGTGGCTGGTAGCGGTGCCCGATCCGGGCCAGCCAATTGGCCTGGCGCTCAGCCTGCAGGAAGGAGCACTGGGAGATTATCTGCATGGGCAGGCCGCCGCGGCGCTTGATGCGTCCCGTTATTTGAAGATTGAGGAAGTCGTGGCGGCGGTGCAAGCTGGCCTGGCTAACGGGCAGCCCGCTGCTGATGCCCGCGTTTATCACCACGACCGGCAGCATACCGTCCAGCCCGGCGAGACACTGATCAGCATCGCCTGGGATTATGGCGTACCGTACCCCTGGATTCAGCAGGCTAACGGCGACCTGACCGGCGTTTCCGCCGGGCAGACGATCACGATTCCCTCGCCGGATACTTTTCTGGAATTCCCGGTGGTAGCCGATAAACGCATCGAGGTCAGCATTAGCCAGCAGCGTGTGCGCGTTTACGAGGGCGGCGCCCTGTTGTGGGACTGGCCGGCCAGCACCGGCATCGCCGACAGTCCCACCTGGCCGGGCATTTACCAGATCATCTCCCACGTCCCCAACGCTTATGCGGCTAACTGGAATCTGTATATGCCTTATTTTCTGGGAGTCTACCGGCCAATCCCCGGTGCGGATTTCACTAACGGGTTTCACGGCTTCCCCACACGCGGCGGCAGCCAGCTCCTGTGGACGAACAGCCTGGGCCATCGCGTCACTTATGGCTGCATCCTAATTAGCACTCGCAACGCGGAACTGCTCTACAACTGGGCGCAGGAGGGCGTCGTGGTGGAGATCACACCGTAACGGCGACGCCCCGATCAGGCAGATCACCCTCGGAAAAGATACGGGGACGGCTTGCCAGGAAACCGTCCCCGTTGCAATCCAGGTCTCTGCCGCGCTCAGGACTGGCAGAGATACAGGTGAATAGACTCAGCGGCGTGCAGCCCGGCGCGGATGGCCGTCACGACCAGATCCGGCCCGGTGACAGCGTCGCCGCCAGCCCAGACGTTGGTCATGGTGGTTCTGCCGGTTTGCGGGTCAGCGACGATCAGCCCCCAGTCGCGCGTCTGTAGTTCGGGGTTCTGCTCGCCCAGGGTAGCGTCCGGCCAGTAACCCAGCGCCAGCGCAACAGTATCCGCCGGCTCCATGTACTCCGAGCCTTCGATGGCCACCGGCCGGCGCCGACCACTCGAATCCGGTTCGCCCAGACGCATGCGGATGAATTCGATGCCGATCAGATTGCCGTCTTTGTCACCGATGAATCGTTTGGGCGCGGTCAGCCACTCAAAGCGGGCGCCTTCCTCACGAGCATTGGCGCGTTCCACCCGGCAACCGGGCATCTCCGCCTCGGTGCGGCGGTAGGCGCAGGTGACATCAAGCCTGTAGCCCTGAGCCTTCTGTAGCCGCAGGGCGGTACGGACACAGTCCATGGCGGTGTCACCGCCGCCAATCACAAACACCCGCCGTCCAACGACCGGTCTGCCACTCTCGGCCAGGTGGGTGGGCTGCAGTGGGCGGGGGACATTGGCCCGGATCAGGAATTCCCCTGCCTGGTAAACGCCCTTGAGGTTGGCGCCTTCCCAGTTGGCCGGAACTTCCTTGTTGGCGCCTACAGCAACGTAGACCGCGTCATATTCCGTCGTAAGTTGACTGAGCGGGATGTCCCGGCCGATCCGGGTGTTGGGCACAAAGCGAACACCGATCGTCTCCAGTTGTCTGACTTTGGCGGCAACGCGATCCTTGCTGAGCTTGAATGCGGGGATGCCATAGATGAGCAGGCCGCCGGGGAAAGGGTTAGCATCATAGACGGTCACGGCGTGGCCTTTGCGCCGCAGGCTCTCCGCGGCGGCCAGCCCTGACGGCCCACCGCCCACGATCGCTACGCGCTTGCCGGTATCCGGGGCAACAGTGCCGAGGGGGATGCCTTCGGTAGCAATCTGGTAATCGATCACGAACTTCTCGATCTTGCCGATGCGCACGGGTTCGCCGCTGGTGCCGCCGCCATGCGTGCACGAGCCTTCGCACAGCCGTTCCTGTGGGCAAACGCGGGAGCAAATCTCCGGCATCGGACTGGTCTGGCGGTAGACATTGGCTGCCTCGATGAAACGGCCATTTTCCACCAGGCGCATGATGGTCGGGATGTCATTCCCCAGCGGGCATGCTTGCTGGCAGGGCGCCGGATCGGGGCACTGGATGCAGCGCCCGGCCTCAATGCAGGCAATCTCCGCTTCGTAGTTGAGATAAATTTCGTCAAAATGCTCAAGGCGCTGGCTGGCGTCCTGCTTGGCGACGGGCTGCATGGGCTGGTAGGCGCGTGATTTGCGGTCGATATTCAGATCGGCTCGCTGGTCTGCCATGAACTTGTTCATCCTCCCGTGAGCACCCGATCACGACAGGCCTGATCAGGCTGGTGGTCGCAGTCTACTACTACCATAGGCGAAGGGCGACAATCTGGTAAGTGAAGGCTATCACATTTGTCCGGTTACCTATGGTTGGAATGGGTCGCCTGGTAACCGGCAGTGCGATCGATTTTCTTCAGAACTTCCATCGATTCTTGTATGGTTTGTCGTTGACGTTCGGCGTGTGAGATACTAAAACAATAAACCGGGTGGGTAAAGGCGATCTGCAGCCATGACCCACTCCGCTTGTTGATGACAACGGTTCGGAAATGGCCGAAGGGTAAGCCGATATGTCAGGGCATTCCAGGAGAAGCATCGGGGTACTCACCAGTGGCGGTGACGCCCCCGGGATGAATGCGGCAGTGCGGGCGATAGTCCGCACGGCGATCAACCTGGGGCATGATGTCTATGCGATCTACGAGGGCTACCAGGGTATGGTGGATGGCGGCAACTTCATCCGCCGGATGACCTGGGGGTCGGTGGGCGGCATCATGCACCAGGGCGGCACGGTGATCGGTACGGCGCGTTGCGCTGCGTTCCGCACCCGCGATGGGCGCCGGCAGGCAGCCCGCAACCTGCTGGAGCATGGCATCGATAGCCTGATTGTGATCGGCGGCGATGGCAGTCTGACCGGCGCGAATATCTTCCGGCAGGAGTGGCCAGAGCTGCTTGA
It encodes the following:
- a CDS encoding L,D-transpeptidase family protein translates to MIRQRRSHAPQSSGPVRVPPHLQRRRTPAPARVIQPRPLVYGRQSSPLRSNVNDRSAAGYVHGAAPARRRPPRARQQRRWLLWGVAVPLAVIPALLIMSVVLLGLGLTLAYAGRVFPQVMVAGVPVGGLTQAEAAQTLSHAWGTVLLRDGERVWPVEATALGVTLDTEATAARALAHGRGRGGRLDGLLRPSNIGPVLVIDESVARAGLTSLAPQVALAPVNAGVRLVNGRVEPTPPREGRALDVEATLQRLRTDGALADGTLALVMQPVAPEVVDATPLVTAAERLLSQPLDIRLYDPVTGDIVHWTLPPEQWGAWLVAVPDPGQPIGLALSLQEGALGDYLHGQAAAALDASRYLKIEEVVAAVQAGLANGQPAADARVYHHDRQHTVQPGETLISIAWDYGVPYPWIQQANGDLTGVSAGQTITIPSPDTFLEFPVVADKRIEVSISQQRVRVYEGGALLWDWPASTGIADSPTWPGIYQIISHVPNAYAANWNLYMPYFLGVYRPIPGADFTNGFHGFPTRGGSQLLWTNSLGHRVTYGCILISTRNAELLYNWAQEGVVVEITP
- the menA gene encoding 1,4-dihydroxy-2-naphthoate octaprenyltransferase — encoded protein: MGILATHPYVAAWYRASRPRTLTATYAPLGLAAAIALDDGVFEAGRFALALIGALFLQIAANLINEYADFRHGADALKQAGQGMVIKQRVLTPREVLWGAILTTTAGVIIGLVLLLQSGPLLLWIGLGGVLVVITYTAGPFPLAYHGLGEAAVFVFMGPLMVLGAYYAMSGGQTSLTPLLAGLPIGFMVAAILHANNIRDMDADRAVNKRTLAVIFGLRVARVEYILLVAGSYVMVAMMVIAGVMPWPTLIVLVTAPEAYRLIRIFTTSTDTALLHQGQGRTARLHGRFGLWLMIGWLVTVVLGRL
- a CDS encoding tRNA (adenine-N1)-methyltransferase, whose product is MIDAERTTVAYGDVVLFVSKDRKTFLRLLTPGGRLQTHYGFIDFDSVIGLPFGSRLKTHLDQDIWMLAPNIDDLIRYMRRETQIIFPKDLGYILLKLGIRPGVQVIEAGTGSGGLTTALAIMVGPTGRVYSYERRARMQNLARQNLERLGLLDRVTLIERDIAEGFDQQGVHAVFLDVHDPWMYLAQAHAALRGGGFLGCIVPTLNQVVELNQALHSRLWFLVEVEELLLRQYKTLPRRVRPDEQMVGHTGFLIFARAITGADGGEGPEEIDLWDDSRASDE
- a CDS encoding 50S ribosomal protein L25, whose translation is MTEIITLEAQPRTITGKKVKQLRAMDWIPAVIYGQKLEQAVNIQVPVDNLRTVLRRAGGTGLIEITVGADKHTVLVREVQRDVLSNDILHVDFHAVSLDTQIRTEVPFVTVGVPEMVRSGEAIVATESVLIEIEALPTNIPAHLELNVARLAEIGDFLTVADLEVPEGVTILMEPTEVLVRLEYATRPEEEELEGPVEAAGEVEVIRRGKEEEEEE
- a CDS encoding response regulator; this translates as MEFLNVATGRETSGMKHILVVDDEIGALTLIGIMLERGGFNVIKAKDANAALAELEKTTPDLIILDVMMPGMDGIELCRVIRNRAATRSTPVLILSARGDAESVMRGMDAGANDYLPKPILHHDLVDKVRKMLDMNIVTE
- a CDS encoding NAD(P)-dependent oxidoreductase yields the protein MADQRADLNIDRKSRAYQPMQPVAKQDASQRLEHFDEIYLNYEAEIACIEAGRCIQCPDPAPCQQACPLGNDIPTIMRLVENGRFIEAANVYRQTSPMPEICSRVCPQERLCEGSCTHGGGTSGEPVRIGKIEKFVIDYQIATEGIPLGTVAPDTGKRVAIVGGGPSGLAAAESLRRKGHAVTVYDANPFPGGLLIYGIPAFKLSKDRVAAKVRQLETIGVRFVPNTRIGRDIPLSQLTTEYDAVYVAVGANKEVPANWEGANLKGVYQAGEFLIRANVPRPLQPTHLAESGRPVVGRRVFVIGGGDTAMDCVRTALRLQKAQGYRLDVTCAYRRTEAEMPGCRVERANAREEGARFEWLTAPKRFIGDKDGNLIGIEFIRMRLGEPDSSGRRRPVAIEGSEYMEPADTVALALGYWPDATLGEQNPELQTRDWGLIVADPQTGRTTMTNVWAGGDAVTGPDLVVTAIRAGLHAAESIHLYLCQS